In Microtus pennsylvanicus isolate mMicPen1 chromosome 12, mMicPen1.hap1, whole genome shotgun sequence, the following proteins share a genomic window:
- the LOC142832709 gene encoding translationally-controlled tumor protein-like — protein sequence MIIYWDIISHDELFSDIYKIREIADGLCLEVEGKMVSRTEGNIDDSLIGGNASAEGPEAEGTESTVVTGVDIVMNHHLQETSFTKEAYKKYIKDYMKSLKGKLEEQKPERVKPFMTGAAEQIKHILANFNNYQFFIGENVNPDGMVALLDYREDGVTPYMIFFKDGLEMEKC from the coding sequence ATGATCATCTACTGGGACATCATCAGCCATGACGAGCTGTTCTCCGACATCTACAAGATCCGGGAGATCGCGGACGGGCTGTGCCTTGAGGTGGAGGGCAAGATGGTCAGTAGAACAGAGGGTAACATCGATGACTCGCTCATTGGTGGGAATGCTTCCGCCGAAGGCCCAGAGGCCGAAGGTACCGAAAGCACAGTAGTCACTGGTGTTGACATTGTCATGAACCACCACTTACAAGAAACCAGCTTCACAAAAGAGGCCTACAAAAAGTACATCAAAGATTACATGAAATCACTCAAAGGTAAACTTGAAGAACAGAAACCAGAAAGAGTAAAGCCTTTTATGACTGGGGCTGCAGAGCAAATTAAGCACATCCTTGCTAATTTCAATAACTACCAGTTTTTTATTGGTGAGAACGTGAATCCAGATGGCATGGTTGCTCTCCTGGACTACCGTGAAGATGGCGTGACTCCATACATGATTTTCTTCAAGGATGGCTTAGAGATGGAGAAATGTTAA